A single region of the Gopherus evgoodei ecotype Sinaloan lineage chromosome 3, rGopEvg1_v1.p, whole genome shotgun sequence genome encodes:
- the TMEM244 gene encoding transmembrane protein 244, giving the protein MALKINLPETKHSAYAYDLTFFFLNLHRLEMLDGLAPFDFKTNPSWINPNYLVLLVSLEITYSICGLLFVLIVEEWVWDYAITVTAIHIIITAAVMSEFPLRLHWWMALGSGLILMICGGQVLAYCLFRDNFIYPVLDDF; this is encoded by the exons ATGGCTCTTAAGATCAATCTTCCTGAGACCAAG CATTCAG CATATGCATatgatttaacttttttttttttaaatctccacaGGTTGGAAATGTTGGACGGTTTGGCAccttttgattttaaaacaaatcccTCATGGATTAACCCAAATTACTTAG TTCTCCTGGTTTCATTGGAGATAACCTACTCTATTTGTGGACTGCTGTTTGTTCTGATTGTGGAAGAATGGGTATGGGATTATGCTATAACAGTTACTGCTATTCATATCATCATAACTGCAGCTG TTATGTCTGAATTCCCTCTGAGGTTGCACTGGTGGATGGCTTTAG GATCTGGCTTAATTTTGATGATCTGTGGAGGACAGGTATTAGCATACTGCTTGTTCAGGGACAACTTCATTTACCCAGTCCTGGATGATTTTTGA